From Plasmodium brasilianum strain Bolivian I chromosome 7, whole genome shotgun sequence, the proteins below share one genomic window:
- a CDS encoding zinc finger protein codes for MKNKEINFTRNYKEKNCIHNSRGRENMNSNSNSNSYSYSYSNSNSNSNSNSNSNSNSNSYSYSYSYSNSNSNSNSNSNSNNNNNNNNNNNNNNNNNNNNNNNNNNNNNNNNNNNNNNNNNITKSFDLNFGGSFKNANVNVNLKDELPRDRSVYSMNETCKNIPPSFGSEKSHIKLIDCNSYSHKRSSGNNYSNNNNYNVHLGNVNCYSNSVNSNGKTFFNKKQSMNFSLRINDAPSVNRQRGNLLSGNNKNDRTEKINSNNMIREIDRGNRRYNEKSRSNKTVEGDRINENAIRKEYHNRGYYNKPVYNSNSSKNYFNNNVKVYTNENNNDGNNNNGNNNNGNNNDGNNNNGNNNNSRYVKRRENGYSKRFAHVKWSHRNFEKKYEHVNNLRINVSNLNKNVPSFNEGNGKSEEHFNFINCETYGMNKKVGNRSAQSEEYYSQGDCKLPNEEEEEEEEEEEEEEEKEIRKKAYTNNEVEENGNTAEGTNGQVKLYKRGDDETEISNRNLNKNQHGEEIVYNDRNNMDNDLNGEQYNNTNEKLRKMRREEEKKKVMNWKEEEQTLLEEGLKIYKNLKNCPEKWEKISELVKTKNSDECLKRFLYCRFIVMKEKQKLENEMRKRETDAMETESMRIEVNDAHAMGIEAKGIRTNGTEEGKTEIEENNNEQPRDKEELEQDIDSDDMNINNNLNIKGKNLSLINVHIKNISLYKAVMLKFQLVCNRCCNTFDVTRTSKDPVQLVYTCINCNNSTVVEVYRNICFLENNCVCVLKFNQCSLMNLLTGDYSINCDNCGRKNLIKNVISGKEVNVNCQNCFTKMEFKYNDFSFDETINMNNAAIRKIDEMINKLLTKKKSTKKAVPTSNNLKIEKCKNVVKINNIEVKDGACKHFKKSHRLFKFPCCNKIFPCPTCHDLNSNHECSIARRVICGFCFREFDNDDICICQKDKKAKKSGNFWETIRAEKKKEIIDEKKFKKLKILKELKIY; via the exons atgaaaaataaggaaattaattttacacgcaattataaggaaaaaaattgcatACATAATAGTAGGGGAAgagaaaatatgaacagtaatagtaatagtaatagttaTAGTTATAGttatagtaatagtaatagtaatagtaatagtaatagtaatagtaatagtaatagtaatagttaTAGTTATAGTTATAGttatagtaatagtaatagtaatagtaatagtaatagtaatagtaataataataataataataataataataataataataataataataataataataataataataataataataataataataataataataataataataataataataataataataataatattacaaaaagtTTTGATTTAAATTTTGGTGGCAGttttaaaaatgcaaatGTGAATGTCAATTTGAAAGATGAACTTCCCAGGGATAGAAGTGTGTATAGCATGAACGAgacatgtaaaaatataccaCCATCCTTTGGCAGTGAAAAAAGTCATATCAAATTAATTGATTGTAACAGTTATTCACATAAAAGGAGTAGCGGAAATAActacagtaataataacaattataatgTTCATTTAGGTAATGTAAATTGCTACAGTAACTCAGTTAATTCTAACggaaaaactttttttaataaaaagcaGAGCATGAACTTCAGCCTGCGCATTAACGATGCCCCAAGTGTCAACCGTCAAAGGGGAAACCTCCTTAGTggtaacaataaaaatgatcgcaccgaaaaaataaatagtaataatatgatTCGTGAGATTGATAGGGGTAATAGAAGgtataatgaaaaatctAGAAGTAATAAAACAGTAGAAGGTGACAGAATCAATGAGAACGCTATTAGAAAGGAGTACCATAACAGAGGTTATTACAACAAGCCTGTTTATAATAGCAACtcaagtaaaaattattttaataataatgtaaaggTGTACACCAATGAGAATAACAATGATGGGAATAACAACAATGGGAATAACAACAATGGGAATAACAATGATGGGAATAACAACAAtgggaataataataatagtcgTTATGTAAAGCGCAGGGAGAATGGATATAGCAAAAGGTTTGCTCACGTAAAATGGTCGCACAGAaactttgaaaaaaaatatgaacatgtgAATAATTTACGTATAAATGTAAGTAatcttaataaaaatgttccTTCGTTTAATGAGGGGAACGGAAAATCGGAagaacattttaattttataaattgtgAAACATATGgtatgaataaaaaagtgGGTAATCGTTCAGCGCAATCTGAAGAATATTACTCTCAAGGTGATTGCAAACTGCCAAATGAGGaggaggaagaagaagaggaagaagaagaagaagaggaagaaaaagaaataagaaaaaaagcatatacTAATAATGAAGTAGAGGAAAATGGTAACACAGCTGAAGGAACAAATGGACAAGTTAAGTTATATAAAAGAGGAGACGATGAAACCGAAATTTCAAATAGAAATCTAAATAAAAATCAACATGGTGAGGAAATAGTATATAATGATAGAAACAACATGGACAATGATTTAAATGGAGAACAATATAACAACACGAATGAAAAATTGAGAAAAATGAGAAGagaagaagagaaaaaaaaagtaatgaaCTGGAAAGAGGAAGAACAAACATTACTTGAAGAGGGgctgaaaatttataaaaatttaaaaaattgcccagaaaaatgggaaaaaattaGTGAGCTTGTAAAGACAAAGAATTCTGATGAGTGTTTGAAACGTTTCCTTTATTGTAGATTTATAGtaatgaaagaaaaacaaaagctTGAAAACGAAATGCGCAAAAGAGAGACCGATGCGATGGAAACGGAATCGATGAGAATAGAGGTGAACGATGCACACGCAATGGGAATAGAAGCGAAGGGGATAAGAACGAATGGAACAGAAGAGGGAAAAACTGAAATAGAGGAAAACAACAATGAACAGCCTAGGGATAAGGAAGAGCTTGAACAGGACATAGATAGTGATGacatgaatataaataacaatttaaacataaaagggaaaaaccTGTCCCTAATCAATGttcacataaaaaatatatcgcTATATAAGGCAGTGATGTTGAA GTTTCAGTTAGTTTGTAATAGGTGCTGTAACACGTTTGATGTTACAAGAACGAGCAAGGATCCTGTTCAGTTAG TTTACACGTGCATAAATTGCAACAACAGTACAGTTGTAGAAGTTTACAGGAACATTTGTTTTTTGGAAAACAATTGTGTCTGTGTTTTGAAGTTTAACCAGTGTTCATTAAtg AATTTGTTAACTGGGGACTACAGTATAAACTGTGATAATTGCGGAAGAAAAAATCTCATAAAAAATGTCATCTCGG GTAAAGAAGTAAATGTTAATTGTCAGAACTGCTTCACTAAAATGGAGTTCAAATATAACGATTTTTCTTTTGACGAAACGATTAACATGAATAATGCTGCCAtaagaaa AATTGACGAAAtgataaacaaattattaacgaaaaaaaagtCAACCAAGAAAGCTGTGCCCACATCGAACAATttgaaaatagaaaaatgtaaaaacgttgtaaaaataaataatatagaagTTAAGGACGGAGCGTgcaaacattttaaaaaatcccACCGGCTGTTTAAATTCCCTTGTTGTAACAAG atatTTCCTTGCCCAACTTGTCATGATTTAAATAGTAATCACGAATGTAGCATTGCAAGAAGAGTAATTTGTGGGTTTTGTTTTCGTGAATTTGATAATGatgatatatgtatatgtcagaaggataaaaaagcgaaaaaaaGTGGAAACTTCTGGGAg ACAATCCgtgcagaaaaaaaaaaagaaataattgaCGAAAAGAAATTTAAGAAGTTAAAGATACTAAAGgaattaaagatatattga
- a CDS encoding hypothetical protein (conserved Plasmodium protein), translating to MLTSHDLNTYDISSSSYNGIYIGNIFSEIQDEINNTCIIESAQRSNCLEYNNEKVNGNNNNSGNSSSKNNSHNNSNNCSNCCSNSFGNSNNINADINVGKILIGSNYIGSTHFGSNNISSTHFGSNNVGSKHFGSNNIRSRGKISIEEYVNFINDKKNEYKKKKKEYVIEYINQRKIKKMHYEDMELLFKKFTHFLDLQEKCLLCNNYLSLSYLYLNRYLKKEKVGNKDQKENYNNKGFINKWVKKNSSLIFCECLENIDYSKQYISDKKDDCYIDMIHLFRKNTSFSFNTKKSVILKEFMKNVKFKEFFKYNSFNENYYNNTFPIKNNYNIDTKYINVCRYIEKPTLTIEHVKALNSHTENFIPIFKIHNVNTLVTTVEKKLLIECLKVVKKIFFYDKIDKLTYIFQKNTYAARRVKMVALKIYKNGDDQDDEKEHVDF from the exons ATGTTAACGTCGCATGATTTAAACACTTATGATATATCATCAAGCAGTTACAACGGCATATACATTGGAAACATATTCAGTGAAATTCaagatgaaataaataatacctGTATTATTGAAAGCGCACAGAGGTCAAATTGCTTAGagtataataatgaaaaggtaaacggtaataataacaatagcgGTAACAGTAGCAGCAAGAACAACAGTCATAACAACAGTAACAATTGTAGTAATTGTTGTAGTAACAGTTTtggtaatagtaataacattaATGCAGACATTAATGTAGGTAAAATTCTTATTGGTAGTAATTATATAGGTAGTACTCATTttggtagtaataatataagcaGTACACATTTTGGTAGTAATAATGTAGGGAGTAAACATTttggtagtaataatatacgTAGTAGGGGAAAAATAAGTATAGAAGaatatgttaattttataaatgataaaaagaatgaatacaagaagaagaaaaaggagTACGTTATTGAGTATATTAatcaaagaaaaataaaaaaaatgcattatgAAGACAtggaattattatttaaaaaatttacccACTTCTTGGATTTACAggaaaaatgtttattatgtaataattatttaagcCTATCATATTTGTACCTTAACAGATACTTGAAGAAGGAAAAGGTAGGAAATAAAGATCAAAAGgagaattataataataagggctttataaataaatgggtgaaaaaaaatagtagcttaattttttgtgaATGTTTAGAAAATATTGATTATTCAAAGCAGTATATAAGTGATAAAAAAGATGACTGTTACATTGATATGATTCAtctttttagaaaaaatacatccttttcttttaatacaaaaaaaagtgtaattttaaaagaatttatgAAGAATGTAAAgtttaaagaattttttaaatataactcttttaatgaaaattactataataatacatttcctattaaaaataattataatatagacacaaaatatataaatgtatgtaggTATATTGAAAAGCCCACATTAACTATTGAGCATGTAAAAGCGTTAAATAGTCACACGGAAAATTTTATACCCATTTTT AAAATTCACAACGTTAACACCCTTGTAACGACGGTTGAAAAGAAACTTTTAATTGAGTGTTTGAAGGTTGTTAagaagatttttttttatgacaAAATTGACAAATTGAca TATATCTTTCAAAAGAACACATACGCAGCTAGGAGAGTTAAAATGGTAGCTttgaaaatttacaaaaacgGTGATGATCAG